One genomic region from Streptomyces sp. NBC_01431 encodes:
- a CDS encoding sec-independent translocase, producing MFTDIGPMELVTLVVLAVLIFGPDKLPKLIQDVSNVIRKVRSFSESAKQDIRAELGPEFKDFEFEDLNPKTFVRKQLMDNDDLGLKEIRNSFDLRKDMEEVADAVHGRESAAATTAANGSVNGSGATPDLLKKREKLDPGERPPFDADAT from the coding sequence GTGTTCACTGACATAGGGCCCATGGAGCTGGTCACACTCGTGGTCCTCGCCGTGCTCATCTTCGGCCCGGACAAGCTGCCCAAGCTGATCCAGGACGTATCGAACGTCATCCGCAAGGTGCGCAGCTTCTCCGAGAGCGCCAAGCAGGACATCCGGGCCGAGCTGGGTCCGGAGTTCAAGGACTTCGAATTCGAGGACCTCAACCCCAAGACGTTCGTTCGCAAGCAGCTGATGGACAACGACGACCTGGGGCTCAAGGAGATCCGCAACAGTTTCGACCTGCGCAAGGACATGGAAGAGGTCGCGGACGCCGTACACGGCCGCGAGTCGGCCGCCGCCACCACGGCCGCCAACGGCTCGGTGAACGGCTCGGGTGCCACCCCGGACCTGCTCAAGAAGCGCGAGAAGCTCGACCCGGGCGAGCGTCCCCCGTTCGACGCCGACGCCACCTGA
- a CDS encoding S1C family serine protease: MNEGKPTGPKPKWWSRPLAGRPRDTAPAEPLTETYDLAPPIRPAEASPVAEMGPGAGPVPVADVGSAGGPVPVADAGPAGGSARVGGAGPAGGPVPVADGGPAAEASPVAGAGPAAGSAPVAEPAPLSTVAQGVEAPNAVEQGPSAERHDVPPEPRPAPPAPRQPLHAPDPYGTPPYGGPGPWAPAPPVQRPVPTPPGGTELPSQAAYPAPQAPAQQAPHAAPQAPAQQAPHAAPQAPAQQAPHAAPQAPAQQAPHAVPQAPAPQAAHPAPAAPGSVPAPQSPHPAPQAAAALPPSSQWVQYDPWGASAEPFSVAGQPVVKKRRRGALLAGAVLLALVAGCIGGGVGAYIERNGGITSVHLPQADKEPQGRAPDSVAGIAASALPSVVTLHVTGATESGTGTGFVLDNAGHILTNNHVVEPAGSSGKISVTFSGGESAPAEVVGRDTGYDLAVVKVAGVSGLKPLALGNSDNVLVGDPVVAIGAPFDLSNTVTSGIISAKDRPITAGGEKGDGTDVSYVDALQTDAPINPGNSGGPLVDSKARVIGINSAIRSAGSGSTDGSGGQPGSIGLGFAIPINQGKRVAEELINTGRATHPVIGVTLDMKFTGDGARVGDKAGDGGPAVAANGPGAKAGIKPQDVITKVDGQRVHSGEELIVKIRAHRPGDQLRLTLQRDGKEQELTLTLGSAS, encoded by the coding sequence ATGAACGAGGGGAAACCCACCGGGCCGAAGCCGAAGTGGTGGAGCCGCCCCCTGGCGGGCCGCCCCCGCGACACCGCCCCCGCCGAACCCCTCACCGAAACCTACGACTTGGCCCCGCCGATCCGCCCAGCCGAGGCAAGCCCGGTCGCTGAGATGGGTCCTGGCGCTGGGCCGGTTCCGGTTGCTGATGTGGGTTCTGCGGGTGGGCCGGTTCCGGTTGCTGATGCGGGTCCTGCGGGTGGGTCGGCTCGGGTCGGTGGCGCGGGTCCCGCCGGGGGGCCGGTTCCGGTTGCCGACGGGGGGCCCGCCGCCGAGGCGAGCCCGGTCGCTGGCGCGGGTCCCGCCGCTGGGTCCGCTCCGGTTGCCGAACCGGCCCCGCTAAGCACGGTCGCCCAGGGCGTCGAAGCGCCCAACGCCGTCGAGCAGGGGCCCTCCGCCGAGCGCCACGACGTACCTCCGGAACCGCGCCCCGCGCCCCCGGCCCCCCGCCAGCCCCTGCACGCCCCCGACCCCTATGGGACGCCTCCCTACGGCGGGCCGGGGCCGTGGGCGCCCGCGCCGCCCGTGCAGCGGCCGGTGCCGACGCCGCCGGGCGGCACCGAGCTGCCCTCACAGGCCGCCTACCCAGCACCGCAGGCACCGGCCCAGCAAGCCCCGCATGCCGCACCGCAGGCACCGGCGCAGCAAGCCCCGCATGCTGCACCGCAGGCACCGGCGCAGCAAGCCCCGCATGCTGCACCGCAGGCACCGGCCCAGCAAGCCCCGCACGCCGTACCGCAGGCACCTGCCCCGCAGGCCGCGCACCCGGCGCCGGCGGCCCCCGGGTCCGTACCCGCACCGCAATCCCCGCACCCCGCGCCGCAGGCAGCCGCCGCACTTCCGCCGAGTTCCCAGTGGGTTCAGTACGACCCCTGGGGAGCGTCGGCCGAGCCGTTCAGTGTGGCGGGGCAGCCCGTGGTCAAGAAGCGGCGGCGCGGGGCGCTGCTGGCCGGGGCCGTGCTGCTGGCGCTGGTCGCCGGTTGCATCGGCGGCGGCGTCGGGGCCTACATCGAGCGCAATGGCGGGATCACCAGCGTGCATCTCCCGCAGGCCGATAAGGAACCGCAGGGCCGGGCGCCGGACAGCGTCGCCGGGATCGCCGCGAGCGCGCTGCCGAGCGTGGTCACCCTCCATGTGACCGGCGCCACCGAGTCCGGTACCGGCACCGGCTTCGTGCTCGACAACGCGGGGCACATCCTCACCAACAACCACGTGGTCGAGCCCGCCGGTTCCTCGGGCAAGATCTCGGTCACCTTCAGCGGGGGCGAGAGCGCGCCCGCCGAGGTGGTCGGCCGCGACACGGGGTACGACCTCGCCGTCGTGAAGGTCGCAGGCGTATCCGGGCTGAAGCCGCTGGCGCTGGGCAATTCCGACAACGTGCTGGTCGGCGACCCCGTGGTGGCCATCGGCGCGCCCTTCGACCTCTCCAACACCGTCACCTCGGGCATCATCAGCGCCAAGGACCGTCCCATCACCGCGGGGGGCGAGAAGGGCGACGGCACGGACGTCAGCTATGTCGACGCGCTCCAGACCGACGCCCCGATCAACCCGGGGAACTCCGGCGGTCCGCTGGTCGACTCCAAGGCCCGCGTCATCGGCATCAACAGCGCGATCAGGTCGGCGGGCAGCGGCAGCACGGACGGGAGTGGCGGCCAGCCCGGATCGATCGGGCTCGGCTTCGCCATACCGATCAACCAGGGCAAGCGGGTCGCCGAGGAGCTGATCAACACGGGCCGGGCGACGCACCCGGTGATCGGCGTCACGCTCGACATGAAGTTCACCGGAGACGGGGCCCGCGTCGGAGACAAGGCGGGCGACGGCGGCCCGGCCGTGGCCGCCAACGGACCCGGCGCCAAGGCGGGCATCAAGCCGCAGGACGTGATCACCAAGGTGGACGGCCAGCGGGTGCACAGCGGCGAGGAACTGATAGTGAAGATCCGCGCGCACCGCCCCGGTGACCAGCTGAGGCTGACGCTCCAGCGCGACGGCAAGGAGCAGGAGCTCACCCTGACACTGGGCTCCGCGTCATAA
- a CDS encoding anti-sigma factor family protein has product MSGTSPTPAEQHLGDRLAALVDGELNHDARERVLSHLATCAKCKAEADAQRRLKSVFAQAAPPSPSEGFLARLQGLPGGPTGPGGDDDGPGGPLGQGRRADGFFGGLGALSPTAGDAADPRVPRGSGGFGYVPVGSHAAVLPGALTGGGFRIHEVDRPEQDRSGSAWRGRRFAFAAASAVSLAAIALGGTLPLGSVSGARTAGGSNVTPLRSGFSAPSSSSAEDRRRGGGVLSVASAQPMAPAAGGFSNLNGMPVQNGPVRPLGGAFPAGRLNGSSLPPLIRPAVATLPLTTTDLPVGVLAVAPSITSPTPTHLAAPLASGLPFTARH; this is encoded by the coding sequence GTGAGTGGTACGAGTCCCACCCCCGCGGAACAACACCTGGGGGACCGGCTCGCGGCCCTGGTCGATGGCGAGCTGAACCACGATGCCCGCGAGCGGGTCCTGTCCCATCTGGCGACCTGCGCCAAGTGCAAGGCGGAGGCCGACGCTCAGCGCCGGCTGAAGAGCGTGTTCGCCCAGGCGGCCCCGCCGTCCCCGTCGGAAGGCTTCCTCGCCCGGCTCCAAGGACTGCCCGGCGGGCCCACCGGACCCGGGGGTGACGACGACGGTCCGGGGGGCCCACTTGGCCAAGGGCGCCGGGCCGACGGGTTCTTCGGAGGGCTCGGAGCGCTGAGTCCGACCGCGGGCGACGCGGCGGACCCGCGTGTGCCCCGAGGATCGGGCGGCTTCGGCTACGTCCCGGTCGGCTCCCACGCCGCGGTGCTGCCGGGCGCGCTGACAGGCGGCGGTTTCCGCATCCACGAGGTGGACAGACCCGAGCAGGACCGGTCCGGCTCGGCATGGCGTGGGCGCAGATTCGCCTTCGCGGCCGCAAGTGCCGTGTCCCTGGCGGCGATTGCGCTCGGCGGCACCCTTCCGCTGGGTTCGGTGAGCGGCGCGCGTACGGCGGGCGGCAGCAATGTCACCCCGCTGCGGTCCGGGTTCTCGGCGCCGAGCAGCAGCTCCGCCGAGGACCGCAGGCGCGGCGGCGGGGTGCTCTCGGTGGCGTCCGCGCAGCCCATGGCTCCGGCGGCGGGGGGCTTCAGCAACCTCAACGGCATGCCCGTGCAGAACGGCCCCGTCCGGCCGTTGGGCGGCGCGTTCCCGGCGGGCCGGCTGAACGGTTCGTCCCTGCCGCCTTTGATACGCCCGGCGGTGGCGACCCTGCCGCTCACCACGACGGACCTTCCGGTGGGAGTGCTCGCCGTGGCCCCCTCCATCACCTCGCCGACGCCGACGCACCTGGCGGCCCCGCTCGCCTCCGGGCTGCCGTTCACCGCTCGGCACTGA
- the sigE gene encoding RNA polymerase sigma factor SigE produces the protein MVGAPLDTTRADRGGAAAPVDRGGVLRRFLRSAGEPKSVTNIADRSRATSSATTATFADADSQAWTPPTWEEIVSTHSGRVYRLAYRLTGNQHDAEDLTQEVFVRVFRSLSTYTPGTFEGWLHRITTNLFLDMVRRRQRIRFDALGDDAAERLPSREPSPQQVFNDAHFDADVQQALDTLAPEFRAAVVLCDIEGLSYEEIAATLGVKLGTVRSRIHRGRSHLRKALQHRSPEARAEQQRALAGVAPGVLGVVGEGTA, from the coding sequence ATGGTAGGGGCTCCACTGGACACCACCAGAGCCGACAGGGGAGGTGCGGCTGCGCCTGTGGATCGGGGAGGAGTGCTGCGGCGCTTTCTCAGGTCGGCGGGTGAGCCGAAATCCGTGACCAACATTGCTGACCGTTCCCGCGCTACCAGCTCCGCAACCACCGCGACCTTCGCCGACGCGGATTCCCAGGCGTGGACTCCCCCTACGTGGGAGGAGATCGTCAGCACGCACAGCGGCCGCGTCTACCGTCTCGCCTACCGCCTGACGGGCAATCAGCACGATGCGGAGGACCTCACGCAGGAGGTCTTCGTCCGCGTCTTCCGCTCCCTGTCGACGTACACGCCGGGCACCTTCGAGGGCTGGCTGCACCGCATCACCACCAACCTCTTCCTCGACATGGTCCGCCGTCGCCAGCGGATCCGCTTCGACGCGCTCGGCGACGACGCGGCGGAGCGCCTGCCGAGCCGCGAGCCCTCGCCCCAACAGGTCTTCAACGACGCCCACTTCGACGCCGACGTACAGCAGGCGCTCGACACGCTGGCGCCCGAGTTCCGTGCGGCCGTCGTCCTGTGCGACATCGAGGGACTCTCGTACGAGGAGATCGCCGCCACCCTCGGAGTGAAGCTCGGCACCGTCCGCAGCCGGATCCACCGCGGCCGCTCCCACCTGCGCAAGGCCCTTCAGCACCGCTCGCCCGAAGCCCGCGCGGAGCAGCAGCGCGCGCTCGCGGGGGTGGCGCCCGGAGTTCTCGGGGTGGTCGGAGAGGGGACGGCGTGA
- a CDS encoding O-methyltransferase yields MRQPRGQERAITANRQTSWAFADAFVAEDDALRWARDRAREAGLRSVSPGTGAALRLLAATADAKAVAEIGTGTGVSGIYLLQGLRPDGVLTTVDPEPDRQQFAKQAFRAAGFAANRARFIPGRALDVLPRLADGGYDLVFCDGDRTESLDCLAESLRLLRPGGIVCFEGVFADGRTVDSGVQPAEVLRLRELLRAVRESTELVESLLPVGDGLLCAVRRG; encoded by the coding sequence TTGCGCCAACCAAGGGGACAGGAGAGGGCCATTACCGCCAACCGGCAGACGAGCTGGGCGTTCGCCGACGCCTTTGTCGCCGAGGACGACGCGCTGCGCTGGGCCCGGGACCGGGCCCGTGAGGCAGGTCTGCGTTCGGTGTCTCCGGGGACCGGCGCCGCGCTGCGGCTGCTCGCTGCCACGGCGGACGCCAAGGCGGTCGCGGAGATCGGCACCGGCACCGGCGTCTCCGGGATCTATCTCCTCCAGGGGCTGCGGCCGGACGGCGTGCTGACCACCGTCGATCCCGAGCCGGACCGCCAGCAGTTCGCCAAGCAGGCGTTCCGCGCGGCGGGCTTCGCCGCCAACCGGGCGCGCTTCATTCCGGGGCGCGCCCTGGACGTCCTGCCGAGGCTCGCCGACGGCGGTTACGACCTGGTGTTCTGCGACGGGGACCGGACCGAGTCCCTGGACTGCCTCGCTGAATCGTTGCGCCTGCTGCGCCCCGGCGGAATCGTCTGTTTCGAGGGCGTCTTCGCGGACGGCCGCACGGTCGATTCGGGGGTGCAGCCTGCCGAGGTGCTGCGGCTGCGCGAGCTGCTGCGCGCGGTGCGCGAGAGCACCGAGCTGGTGGAGTCGCTGCTGCCGGTCGGCGACGGGCTGCTCTGCGCGGTCCGCCGCGGCTGA
- a CDS encoding DUF3117 domain-containing protein: protein MAAMKPRTGDGPLEVTKEGRGIVMRVPLEGGGRLVVELTPDEADALGDALKKVVG, encoded by the coding sequence ATGGCGGCCATGAAGCCGCGGACGGGCGACGGCCCGCTCGAGGTGACCAAGGAGGGGCGGGGCATTGTCATGCGCGTTCCGCTCGAAGGCGGCGGTCGGCTTGTCGTCGAGCTGACTCCGGACGAGGCCGATGCCCTCGGCGATGCCCTGAAGAAGGTCGTCGGCTGA
- a CDS encoding enoyl-CoA hydratase/isomerase family protein — MADSVLYEVSDGLATITINRPEAMNAMNTEAKVALREAARAAAADPAVRAVLLTATGRAFCVGQDLKEHVASLTADREAGTGQTMSTVREHYNPILKALTEMPKPVVAGVNGVAAGAGLGFALAADYRVVADTAAFNTSFAGVALTADSGVSWTLPRLVGQSRAADLLLFPRSISAQEAYELGLVNRVVPAAELAAEALATARTLASGPTVAYGALKASLAYGAGHTLAETLEKEDELQTKAGASEDHAIAVTAFLAKEKPNYVGR; from the coding sequence ATGGCCGACAGCGTGCTGTACGAGGTGAGCGACGGGCTCGCGACGATCACGATCAACCGGCCCGAGGCCATGAACGCCATGAACACGGAGGCCAAGGTCGCGCTGCGCGAGGCGGCGCGGGCCGCCGCCGCGGACCCCGCGGTACGGGCCGTGCTGCTCACCGCGACCGGCCGGGCGTTCTGCGTCGGCCAGGACCTCAAGGAGCACGTGGCCTCGCTGACGGCGGACCGCGAGGCGGGCACCGGGCAGACGATGAGCACCGTGCGGGAGCACTACAACCCGATCCTGAAGGCGCTCACGGAGATGCCGAAGCCCGTGGTGGCCGGCGTCAACGGGGTCGCGGCGGGTGCCGGGCTGGGCTTCGCGCTGGCCGCGGACTACCGGGTGGTCGCGGACACGGCGGCGTTCAACACGTCGTTCGCCGGGGTGGCGCTGACCGCCGATTCGGGCGTCTCGTGGACGCTGCCGCGCCTGGTCGGCCAGTCGCGCGCGGCCGACCTGCTGCTCTTCCCGCGCTCGATCTCCGCACAGGAGGCGTACGAACTCGGCCTCGTGAACAGGGTCGTCCCGGCCGCCGAACTGGCCGCCGAGGCCCTGGCGACGGCCCGCACGCTGGCGTCCGGCCCGACGGTGGCGTACGGGGCCCTGAAGGCGTCCCTGGCCTATGGCGCGGGCCATACGCTCGCCGAGACGCTGGAGAAGGAGGACGAGCTCCAGACGAAGGCGGGCGCCTCCGAGGATCACGCGATCGCGGTCACGGCCTTCCTCGCCAAGGAGAAGCCGAACTACGTCGGGCGCTGA
- a CDS encoding DNA-3-methyladenine glycosylase I: protein MTAAIPGPDGRLRCPWGLSTPDYVTYHDTEWGRPVHGDDALFERLCLEAFQSGLSWITILRRREGFRRAFADFKIPAVAEFTDADKERLLGDEGIIRNRAKIEAAVANARVLAEWSPGELDTLIWSYAPDPATRPAPRTLADVPAVTDDSTALAKALKKRGLRFIGPTTAYALMQACGLVDDHLADCVARGGAA from the coding sequence GTGACCGCCGCGATCCCCGGCCCCGACGGCCGGCTGCGCTGCCCCTGGGGTCTGTCGACCCCGGACTACGTGACGTACCACGACACCGAGTGGGGCCGCCCGGTGCACGGCGACGACGCGCTGTTCGAGCGGCTCTGCCTGGAGGCCTTCCAGTCGGGGCTCTCCTGGATAACGATCCTGCGCCGCCGCGAGGGATTCCGGCGTGCCTTCGCGGACTTCAAGATCCCGGCGGTCGCGGAGTTCACCGACGCCGACAAGGAGCGGCTGCTCGGCGACGAGGGCATCATCCGCAACCGCGCCAAGATCGAGGCGGCGGTCGCCAACGCGCGGGTCCTGGCCGAGTGGTCACCGGGCGAGCTCGACACCCTGATCTGGTCGTACGCCCCGGACCCGGCCACTCGCCCGGCGCCCCGGACCCTGGCGGACGTCCCGGCCGTGACCGACGATTCGACGGCCCTGGCCAAGGCCCTGAAGAAGCGGGGCCTGCGCTTCATCGGCCCGACGACGGCGTACGCCCTGATGCAGGCGTGCGGCCTGGTCGACGACCACCTGGCGGACTGTGTGGCGCGGGGCGGCGCCGCCTGA
- the folP gene encoding dihydropteroate synthase — protein sequence MHSGTERGTLRLGRREFAAHEPVIMAIVNRTPDSFYDRGATFRDAPALARVEQAVAEGAAIIDIGGVKAGPGEEVTAEEEARRTVGFVAEVRKRFPEVVISVDTWRHDVGAAVCEAGADVLNDAWGGVDPKLAEVAARYGAGLVCTHAGGVEPRTRPHRIAYDDVMADILRVTVGLAERAVELGVRPDGIMIDPGHDFGKNTRHSLEATRRLEEMADTGWPVLVSLSNKDFVGETLDRPVKERLLGTLATTAVSAWLGARVYRVHEVAETRQILDMVASIAGHRPPAVARRGLA from the coding sequence ATGCACAGCGGAACGGAGCGCGGCACGCTGCGGCTTGGCCGACGGGAGTTCGCCGCGCACGAGCCGGTGATCATGGCGATCGTGAACCGGACCCCCGACTCCTTCTACGACCGGGGCGCCACGTTCCGCGACGCGCCCGCCTTGGCCCGCGTGGAGCAGGCGGTGGCGGAGGGCGCCGCCATCATCGACATCGGCGGGGTGAAGGCGGGCCCCGGCGAGGAGGTGACCGCCGAGGAGGAGGCGCGGCGCACGGTCGGATTCGTCGCCGAGGTGCGCAAGCGGTTCCCCGAGGTCGTCATCAGCGTCGACACCTGGCGGCACGACGTGGGTGCGGCGGTGTGCGAGGCCGGCGCGGACGTCCTGAATGACGCGTGGGGCGGCGTCGACCCCAAGCTCGCCGAGGTCGCGGCGCGCTACGGCGCCGGTCTGGTCTGCACGCACGCGGGCGGCGTGGAGCCGCGCACCCGGCCGCACCGGATCGCGTACGACGACGTCATGGCGGACATCCTGCGGGTCACGGTCGGCCTGGCCGAGCGGGCCGTGGAGCTGGGCGTGCGGCCCGACGGGATCATGATCGACCCCGGTCACGACTTCGGGAAGAACACCCGGCACAGCCTGGAGGCGACGCGGCGCCTGGAGGAGATGGCCGACACCGGGTGGCCGGTCCTGGTCTCGCTGTCCAACAAGGACTTCGTGGGCGAGACGCTGGACCGGCCGGTGAAGGAGCGGCTGCTGGGCACCCTGGCGACGACGGCGGTGTCCGCCTGGCTCGGCGCCCGCGTCTACCGCGTGCACGAGGTCGCCGAGACCCGCCAGATCCTCGACATGGTGGCGTCCATCGCGGGCCACCGCCCTCCGGCCGTGGCCCGCCGGGGGCTGGCCTAG
- a CDS encoding IS630 family transposase, with product MTSAAGASVPRRGPKLEALLLAEDERAVLERWTRRAKSAQSLALRARIVLACAGPQVPPIVEVARNLGVAADTVRKWRRRFLAQRLDGLVDEPRPGRPPVIGIDAVEAVVVATLEEIPKNATHWSRSSMADRSGLSKSTVGRIWRRFQLKPHLTDTFKLSTDPLFVEKVHDVVGLYFNPPEGAVVLSVDEKSQIQALGRSQPVLPMMPGMPERRTHDYVRNGLTTLFAAFDVATGEVITALHRRHRALEFKKFLIRIDKTVPAHLAVHLIVDNYGTHKTPTIRAWLGRHPRFHLHFTPTYSSWLNQVERWFGFLTDQKIRRGTHHNVQTLEADIRTWVKEWNTNPKPFIWTKTAAEILDSLARYCQRISGAGH from the coding sequence GTGACTTCTGCTGCTGGTGCGTCAGTTCCTCGTCGGGGTCCGAAGCTGGAGGCGTTACTCCTGGCCGAGGACGAGCGTGCGGTGCTCGAGCGGTGGACCCGCCGTGCGAAGTCGGCGCAGTCACTTGCTCTGCGGGCGCGGATCGTGCTGGCGTGTGCGGGCCCGCAAGTGCCGCCGATCGTGGAGGTGGCCCGGAACCTGGGGGTGGCTGCGGACACGGTCCGCAAGTGGCGGCGCCGGTTCCTGGCTCAGCGTCTGGACGGGCTGGTGGATGAGCCCCGGCCGGGCCGGCCGCCCGTCATCGGGATCGATGCGGTGGAAGCCGTGGTGGTGGCGACCCTGGAGGAGATCCCGAAGAACGCGACCCACTGGTCGCGTTCTTCGATGGCGGACCGCAGTGGGCTGTCGAAGTCGACCGTCGGCCGGATCTGGCGGAGGTTCCAGCTCAAGCCCCATCTGACGGACACCTTCAAACTGTCGACGGATCCGTTGTTCGTGGAGAAGGTCCACGATGTCGTCGGCCTGTACTTCAACCCGCCCGAGGGCGCGGTGGTTCTCTCGGTGGACGAGAAGTCCCAGATCCAGGCCCTGGGCCGGTCCCAGCCCGTACTGCCGATGATGCCGGGCATGCCCGAGCGACGCACCCATGACTATGTGCGCAACGGGCTGACCACCTTGTTCGCCGCGTTCGACGTCGCCACCGGTGAAGTCATCACCGCCCTGCACCGACGCCACCGGGCCCTGGAGTTCAAGAAGTTCCTGATCCGGATCGACAAGACAGTCCCTGCCCACCTGGCGGTCCATCTCATCGTCGACAACTACGGCACCCACAAGACCCCTACGATCAGAGCATGGCTGGGCAGACACCCCAGGTTCCACTTGCACTTCACCCCGACCTACTCATCCTGGCTCAACCAGGTCGAGCGGTGGTTCGGCTTCCTCACCGACCAGAAGATCCGCCGCGGCACACACCACAACGTGCAAACCCTAGAAGCCGACATCCGCACATGGGTCAAGGAGTGGAACACCAACCCCAAGCCATTCATCTGGACCAAAACCGCCGCAGAAATCCTCGACTCCCTCGCCCGCTACTGCCAACGGATCTCCGGCGCAGGACACTAG
- a CDS encoding TIGR00730 family Rossman fold protein, with the protein MANPEGAPFPAEQRLEQRLGPVLRRRDQVQAGTTDQRLLDSDGDGSEWVHTDPWRVMRIQSEFVEGFGALAELPSAISVFGSARTPPGAPEYEAGVRIGRALVDAGFAVITGGGPGAMEAANRGAREGNGISVGLGIELPFEQGLNPHVDIGVNFRYFFVRKTMFVKYAQGFVVLPGGLGTLDELFEALTLVQTRKVTRFPIVLFGTAYWGGLVNWLRDTVVGQGKASEGDLLLFHVTDDVDEAVALVTKEVGR; encoded by the coding sequence ATGGCCAACCCCGAGGGAGCACCGTTTCCGGCGGAGCAGCGGCTCGAACAGCGGCTCGGGCCGGTGCTGCGCCGGCGCGACCAGGTGCAGGCCGGCACCACCGACCAGCGTCTGCTCGACTCCGACGGCGACGGCTCCGAGTGGGTGCACACCGACCCCTGGCGGGTCATGCGCATCCAGTCCGAGTTCGTCGAGGGCTTCGGCGCACTGGCCGAACTGCCCAGCGCCATCAGCGTGTTCGGCTCGGCCCGGACGCCCCCGGGCGCACCCGAGTACGAGGCGGGCGTGCGGATCGGCCGGGCGCTGGTCGACGCGGGCTTCGCCGTCATCACGGGCGGCGGGCCCGGCGCGATGGAGGCCGCGAACCGGGGAGCCAGGGAGGGCAACGGCATCTCCGTCGGCCTCGGCATCGAGCTGCCCTTCGAGCAGGGGCTGAACCCGCACGTCGACATCGGCGTCAACTTCCGGTACTTCTTCGTCCGCAAGACGATGTTCGTCAAGTACGCCCAGGGGTTCGTGGTGCTGCCGGGCGGGCTCGGCACCCTGGACGAGCTGTTCGAGGCCCTGACCCTGGTCCAGACGCGCAAGGTCACCCGCTTCCCGATCGTGCTGTTCGGCACGGCGTACTGGGGCGGCCTCGTCAACTGGCTGCGCGACACCGTGGTCGGCCAGGGCAAGGCCTCCGAGGGCGACCTCCTGCTGTTCCACGTCACGGACGACGTGGACGAGGCGGTGGCCCTGGTGACCAAGGAGGTCGGGCGCTAG
- the dapE gene encoding succinyl-diaminopimelate desuccinylase, with protein MADTTLDLTADAPTLTAKLVDFPSESGQEKPLADAIEHELRKLAHLTVDRYGNNIVARTNLGRAERVILAGHIDTVPIADNVPSRLDDDGMLWGCGTSDMKSGVAVQLRIAQTVAEPNRDLTFVFYDNEEVAAHLNGLGKVAEAHPDWLEGDFAVLLEGSNAEVEGGCQGTLRVLLKTTGERAHSARSWMGSNAVHSAAPILAKLAAYEPRRPVIEGLEYHEGLNAVRIEGGVANNVIPDECTVTVNYRYAPDLTRDQAIAHVREVFADCDIAEFVVDDHSGGALPGLSHPAAAAFMAAVGGSALPKFGWTDVARFGELGVPAVNYGPGDPVLAHKRDERVAVERITHCEVRLRSWLTD; from the coding sequence ATGGCTGACACCACCCTGGATCTCACCGCGGACGCCCCCACGCTCACCGCCAAGCTCGTCGACTTCCCCTCCGAGAGCGGCCAGGAGAAGCCGCTCGCGGACGCCATCGAGCACGAGCTGCGCAAGCTGGCGCACCTCACCGTCGACCGGTACGGCAACAACATCGTGGCGCGCACGAACCTCGGCCGCGCCGAGCGGGTCATCCTGGCCGGCCACATCGACACCGTGCCGATCGCCGACAACGTGCCCTCCCGCCTGGACGACGACGGCATGCTGTGGGGCTGCGGGACCAGCGACATGAAGTCGGGCGTGGCGGTGCAGCTGCGGATCGCGCAGACGGTCGCCGAGCCCAACCGCGACCTCACGTTCGTGTTCTACGACAACGAGGAGGTCGCGGCCCACCTCAACGGCCTCGGCAAGGTGGCCGAGGCCCACCCGGACTGGCTGGAGGGCGACTTCGCGGTGCTGCTCGAAGGCTCCAACGCCGAGGTCGAGGGCGGCTGCCAGGGCACCTTGCGGGTCCTGTTGAAGACCACCGGAGAGCGCGCCCACTCCGCGCGCAGCTGGATGGGCTCCAACGCCGTCCACAGTGCCGCACCGATCCTGGCGAAGCTGGCCGCGTACGAACCGCGCCGCCCGGTGATCGAGGGCCTGGAGTACCACGAGGGCCTCAACGCGGTACGCATCGAGGGCGGGGTCGCCAACAATGTGATCCCGGACGAGTGCACGGTCACCGTCAACTACCGCTACGCCCCCGACCTCACCCGCGACCAGGCCATCGCCCACGTCCGCGAGGTCTTTGCCGACTGCGACATCGCCGAGTTCGTCGTCGACGACCACTCGGGCGGCGCGTTGCCCGGCCTCTCGCACCCGGCCGCGGCCGCGTTCATGGCGGCCGTCGGCGGCAGCGCCCTCCCCAAGTTCGGCTGGACCGACGTCGCGAGGTTCGGCGAGCTCGGCGTCCCGGCGGTCAACTACGGGCCGGGCGACCCGGTGCTCGCCCACAAGCGCGACGAGCGCGTCGCCGTGGAGCGCATCACGCACTGCGAGGTGCGGCTGCGGTCCTGGCTGACGGACTGA